The following proteins come from a genomic window of Desulfonatronum thiodismutans:
- a CDS encoding DnaA ATPase domain-containing protein: MCIIWQKSLDILEKSINPIHVRTLLTPLQAHLGSDGLTLCADNGFAVSWIANRYQGAIEQAVRQVSDRDVPVRIVCAVQGGGNGPAGRAAESGALLPVKAGVREDSGQALGSTAAITGTSIGENGRIERRVPQRAYQRALPLPAAAPLPMTAPVNHMAGSRPEGGLNGAGSWRYSFKDFVVGPSNELAFSAARSICRQQLVTDQFYVCSAPGLGKTHLLQAIGQELSTNGGSKQGRVRLAYLTAEDFACRMVMALKQREMESFKAGLRDGVDILLLEDIHFLQGKEKTQEELLATVKSLRSHGKKVVFTSSFLPKEMPKLDSLLASQFCDGFMAVIDKPDFNTRMRILENKARVFQVPIPHDVNELFANTIHSDIRLLENCLQNLVIKARLMNQHINRDLAMEVLKNYAPTSPKPDLETITAFICRSFNLSHDSLRTKSRKKEYVLARNSIFYLARKHTELSLKNIGEAFNRKHSSVIKGITQMEREMSRQSTVGRQVDRLIQTLEAQTLGHVAIQ, encoded by the coding sequence ATGTGCATCATTTGGCAGAAATCCCTTGATATTCTGGAAAAATCAATAAATCCGATACATGTTCGGACCTTGCTGACGCCGCTTCAAGCCCACCTGGGTTCCGATGGTTTGACGCTTTGCGCCGACAACGGGTTCGCGGTCTCGTGGATTGCCAATCGGTACCAGGGGGCCATTGAGCAGGCCGTGCGCCAAGTCTCGGATCGGGACGTTCCGGTGCGTATCGTGTGCGCTGTTCAGGGCGGGGGTAATGGACCTGCGGGACGTGCAGCGGAGAGCGGCGCTCTGCTACCGGTGAAAGCTGGAGTCCGGGAAGACTCCGGGCAAGCCTTGGGGAGTACGGCGGCGATTACCGGCACATCCATTGGCGAAAACGGTCGGATTGAACGCCGTGTGCCGCAACGCGCATACCAGCGAGCCTTGCCGCTGCCCGCTGCCGCGCCCTTGCCCATGACCGCGCCCGTGAATCACATGGCCGGGAGTCGGCCCGAGGGCGGTTTGAACGGTGCCGGATCGTGGCGCTATTCATTCAAGGATTTCGTGGTCGGGCCGAGCAATGAACTGGCTTTTAGCGCAGCCCGGAGCATTTGCCGCCAGCAGCTTGTCACGGATCAGTTCTATGTTTGTTCCGCGCCAGGCCTGGGCAAGACCCATCTGCTCCAAGCCATCGGCCAGGAACTGTCGACCAATGGCGGATCGAAACAGGGGCGGGTCCGGTTGGCCTATCTCACCGCCGAGGACTTTGCCTGCAGGATGGTCATGGCCTTGAAGCAGCGCGAGATGGAGAGCTTCAAGGCCGGTTTGCGGGATGGAGTGGACATTCTGCTCCTGGAAGACATCCACTTTCTTCAGGGCAAGGAAAAAACCCAGGAAGAATTGCTGGCCACGGTCAAGTCCCTGCGGTCCCATGGGAAAAAAGTCGTGTTCACCAGCTCCTTTCTGCCCAAGGAAATGCCCAAGCTGGACAGTCTGCTGGCATCGCAGTTCTGCGACGGGTTCATGGCCGTCATCGACAAGCCGGATTTCAACACCCGGATGCGTATCCTGGAAAACAAGGCCCGTGTGTTCCAGGTTCCGATTCCGCATGACGTGAACGAGTTGTTTGCCAACACCATTCACAGTGATATCCGCTTGCTGGAAAATTGCCTCCAAAACCTGGTGATCAAAGCCCGGCTGATGAACCAGCACATCAACCGGGATCTGGCCATGGAAGTGTTGAAGAATTACGCCCCTACCTCGCCCAAGCCGGACCTGGAAACGATCACCGCCTTCATTTGCCGCTCCTTCAACCTTTCCCACGACAGCCTGCGGACCAAAAGCCGCAAAAAAGAGTATGTCTTGGCCCGGAATTCGATCTTCTATCTGGCCCGCAAGCACACCGAGCTGTCCCTGAAAAACATCGGTGAAGCCTTCAACCGCAAGCATTCCAGCGTGATCAAGGGTATTACCCAGATGGAGCGGGAGATGTCCCGCCAGAGTACGGTGGGGCGACAGGTGGACCGGTTGATCCAGACCCTGGAAGCCCAGACCTTGGGCCATGTCGCAATCCAGTGA
- a CDS encoding glycine zipper family protein: MRKAIVLVSILVVLTTGCASYRPIVDMQGVNSVQYEQDLRDCQNYAKQVSPATSSVVGGAIGAGAGALLGLVVGSYFGRAGDFAGMGAAVGGTSGGMSGAAEGARSQMDIIRRCMAGRGYRVLQ, encoded by the coding sequence ATGCGCAAGGCCATCGTACTCGTCTCGATTCTTGTCGTGCTCACAACCGGCTGTGCCAGCTACCGCCCCATCGTGGACATGCAGGGGGTCAACTCCGTTCAGTATGAGCAGGATCTTCGTGATTGCCAGAACTACGCAAAACAGGTGTCTCCCGCGACCTCAAGCGTTGTCGGCGGTGCCATTGGTGCCGGAGCCGGGGCTCTGCTTGGTCTCGTTGTCGGATCATATTTTGGCCGTGCCGGTGATTTCGCCGGAATGGGGGCTGCTGTCGGCGGGACGTCCGGTGGCATGAGCGGGGCAGCGGAAGGGGCGCGGAGCCAGATGGATATTATTCGGCGGTGCATGGCCGGAAGAGGGTATAGGGTTTTGCAGTAA